The sequence below is a genomic window from Rudanella lutea DSM 19387.
TGGGCCTGGGCCTGATGGGTAGCAGCATTGCCACCTGTCTGCTCGCGGCCGGGCACTCCGTCACCTCATTGGTCAAAGACATCCAACAGGCCGACGAAGCCCGGACCCGGATTCTGGGCTACCTGCAACAGCTACAGGCCGAGGGGCTGCTGAGAGCCGCGCCGGAAACCCTCATTCAACGTATAGGCATCACCGACGACGTGGCCGACCTGCGCGGGCACGAGGTGATTATTGAGTCGATCACGGAGAGTGTGGCGGAGAAAAAGGAGGTCTATCGACGGCTCGAAACGGTGCTGTCGCCCACGGCCATCATCGGCAGCAACACCTCGGCTATTCCGGTCTCGGTTCTGCAAAGCGGCCTTGCGCACCCCGAACGCGTGCTCGGTTTGCACTGGGCCGAACCTGCCCACATCACCCGGTTTATGGAGGTGATCTGCGGAGACGCCACCGACCCGGCCTACGCTCATCGGCTGGTAGCCCTGGCCGAAAGCTGGGGTAAAGAACCGTCGTTGCTCCGGAAAGATATTCGCGGCTTTATCACCAACCGCATCATGTACGCCATGCTGCGCGAAGCGTTTCATCTGGTCGAGAATGGCTACGCGACGGTGGAAGACGTTGACCGGTCGCTGCGAAACGACCTGGGGTACTGGATCACCTTTGCCGGGCCATTCCGGTTCATGGATCTGACGGGTATTCCGGCCTACCTCACCGTGATGAAAGACCTGTTTCCCGACCTCAGCAACACCCCCGAAACCCCGCGCATGATGGAAGACCTGGTTGCGGCCGGGGCCAAAGGCGTGCAAAACGCCCACGGATTTTACCCCTACACGCCCGAAACCGCCCATGCGTGGGAAGAAAACTTCATTGCGTTCAGCTACGACATCCGCAAGCTGGCCCAGAAATACAGCCTTCCACCCACCGACCCTGCGCCATGACCCGTATCACCGCTATCAAAGCCACCGAAGTGGTGGTGCCCGCCAAGCCCGGCAGCCTCAATTCCGACGAGGTGCAGGACAAAGACGCGGCCTTTGCCCAGAAATTTCTGACGGGCGAACGCTGGACCGAATTTGCCAATCAGCCCAAGTGGATCATTGAACTGACGCTAGAAAACGGGCTCGTGGGCCTTGGCGAAACGTACCGCAGCGCCACCGCTGAAGCCGTTGAGCAGGCCATACAGACCTTGCTGGGCGAAGATGTTCTGCGGCTCAACTGGCGTCGGTTGCCGGTGGGCGACGCCCGGGTGTACGAAGCCTTCGAGTGTGCGGTACTCGACGTAGTGGGCAAGCTGCTCGGTGTGCCGGTGTCGCAGTTGCTCGGCGGGGTTTACCGCGACCGCGTCGACTGTTTCGGCTGGACAGGTCGGCGTACCCCCGAAGATGCCGCCCGGAAAGCTTACGAAGCCATGCAGAAAGGGCACAAGGCGTTTAAGTTCAAGTGCTCCGACGAAGACCCCGTGCGGCTCTGGACCGAAGAAATCCGTAAAACGTGCGGGGACGGCATCCAGATTCTGCTCGACCCGAACCAGCGATGGACCGACGTAGAAACCACCCTCCGGCTGATGGAGGGCGTCGACAAAACGATCATGCTCGGCCTCGAAGACCCCATTTTGCACCCCGACGTAGCCGGTTTCAAGCACCTCCGCGAGACCCTCGGCGTGCCCATGTACCGGCACATCTCGCTGCCGTACACGCAGGACATCCGCGACATGATTGCCTTTGTCCGGGCCGACGCCGTAGACGGGTACAACTTCAACGGCCCGGCCTTCAGCTGTGTGCTGCTGGCCGAAATAGCCCATCTGGAAGGGAAAGCCTGCTGGCGGGGCTCCGAGGTGGACTTGGGTATTTCAGAAACCATGGGCCTGCACATTGCCGCTGCCAGTATCAGTTGCACCCTCCCCGCCGACCTGTTTGGCGAGCTGGTACGCACCGACGACCTCATTCAGGAGCCAATTCGGTTCGAGAACGGAGCCGCCCTGGTGCCGTCGGGGCCGGGCCTTGGTGTCGAGCTGGATCGGGCTGCTCTTAGTCATTTCTCAACGAACCGGATTTTACACAAGCGCGTATGAACAAGTCAATTATGTCGTGGGCCATCCTGTTTTTCTGCAACCTGATCTGGGCGTTTCATTTCACCAGTATCAAGCTCACGCAGGATCAGGTAGGGCCGTACTTCACGGTATGGGCGCCCATGCTGCTGGCCACCCTTTTTCTGGCACCGTTTGTGGTCCGCGATTTTCGGAAGGGTAACAAACGGCTCAAAGACGTACTGGTGTTTGTGCAACTGGCCGCCCTGGGGGCGTTTCCGTCGCAGGTGCTGATGACCTGGGGCACCCAGTATTCGCTCGCCAGCAACGCAGCCATTCTGGTTATGGCCCTACCCGTGATTACGGCGGTGTTTGCGTTTTTCATCCTGCGCGAAAAAATGAACACCGCCCGCTGGATCAGCTTCGGCATTGCCATTGTCGGGGTGGCCCTCTGCTCTACCGACGACATCAAGAGCGCCGACCTGAGTTCGCGCTATGCCGTGGGCAACATCATGATTTTTCTGGCCATTCTGGGTAACGCCTACTACAACGTAGGCTGTAAAAAAGTAGCCAACGACTACACCGAGATGGAAATGGTGTTTTACACCTATCTCGTGATGTCGATTCTGCTGACGCCCCTCGTGCTGTATTACGAGCCCGACACCTTTGCCCGTATCCCCGATTTTACGGGCAACACCTGGATCGGGATGATCTCGCTGACGGTGTTCCACAACTTCCTGTCGATGCTCCTGCTGTTCAAAGCCATGAAGAATCTGGACGCTATGCAGATAGCCGTTTCCAACTACCTGATCACGTTTATGGGCCTGCCCATAGCTGCCATCTGGCTCGGCGAAACCCTGAACCAACAGGCCATTATCGGCGGTATCCTCGTCTTAACCTCAACCCTTATCCTATCCATTGTCGATAGTAAAGTACAACAAAAAAAAGTGGTGAATATCAACCCAGAAACAGCCAAGTTATGACAACGACAGACAACGATCTTTTCGGCGTAGTACCCATTATCCCCACCCCATTCACGGAGCAGGAAGAAATTGATGAAGATGCCCTCCGCAACCTGGTCGATTTTGCCATTGCCGGAGGCATCGGGGCCGCCTGCCTGCCCGCTTACGCCAGCGAATTTTATAAACTCACCGACGACGAGAAACTCCGGGTGGTACGGGTGGCTGTAGACCACGCGGCCGGCCGGATGAAAGTGGTGGCTCAGTCGAACCACCCGTCGCTCAAAGTAGCTATCCGGCTGGCGCAGGCCAACGTGGAAGCCGGGGCCGATGTGATTTCGCTCGCCGTACCGCGCATTTTTAGCCTGCCCGAAACCTCCCTCAAAGCCTACCTGTCGGAGTTTCTGGAGGCCATTCCGAACACCCCAGTTCTGATTCAGGACTTCAACCCCGGCGGCTCGTCGATCAGTGTGTCGTTTATTCAGGAGCTGATGAACGAGCACCCCAACTTCAAATACCTCAAGCTGGAAGAACCCCTGTGCGCGCCCAAGTTCGAAGCCATTATTGAGGCCACGAAAGGCAAAATCGGTCTTTTTGAGGGCTGGGGTGGCCTGTACATGCTC
It includes:
- a CDS encoding 3-hydroxyacyl-CoA dehydrogenase family protein, producing the protein MNNPQQNIPIGTVGLGLMGSSIATCLLAAGHSVTSLVKDIQQADEARTRILGYLQQLQAEGLLRAAPETLIQRIGITDDVADLRGHEVIIESITESVAEKKEVYRRLETVLSPTAIIGSNTSAIPVSVLQSGLAHPERVLGLHWAEPAHITRFMEVICGDATDPAYAHRLVALAESWGKEPSLLRKDIRGFITNRIMYAMLREAFHLVENGYATVEDVDRSLRNDLGYWITFAGPFRFMDLTGIPAYLTVMKDLFPDLSNTPETPRMMEDLVAAGAKGVQNAHGFYPYTPETAHAWEENFIAFSYDIRKLAQKYSLPPTDPAP
- a CDS encoding dihydrodipicolinate synthase family protein; protein product: MTTTDNDLFGVVPIIPTPFTEQEEIDEDALRNLVDFAIAGGIGAACLPAYASEFYKLTDDEKLRVVRVAVDHAAGRMKVVAQSNHPSLKVAIRLAQANVEAGADVISLAVPRIFSLPETSLKAYLSEFLEAIPNTPVLIQDFNPGGSSISVSFIQELMNEHPNFKYLKLEEPLCAPKFEAIIEATKGKIGLFEGWGGLYMLELVPVGIQGVMPGLAVADILQRVFTLRRNGEDAKAFDLFEKIMPQIFFSLQNMELFHYAEKELLMARGVLSNSIARKAAYIPDASSVRYIRELNERVVELLNDETYAIRPVEKVLA
- a CDS encoding mandelate racemase/muconate lactonizing enzyme family protein, coding for MTRITAIKATEVVVPAKPGSLNSDEVQDKDAAFAQKFLTGERWTEFANQPKWIIELTLENGLVGLGETYRSATAEAVEQAIQTLLGEDVLRLNWRRLPVGDARVYEAFECAVLDVVGKLLGVPVSQLLGGVYRDRVDCFGWTGRRTPEDAARKAYEAMQKGHKAFKFKCSDEDPVRLWTEEIRKTCGDGIQILLDPNQRWTDVETTLRLMEGVDKTIMLGLEDPILHPDVAGFKHLRETLGVPMYRHISLPYTQDIRDMIAFVRADAVDGYNFNGPAFSCVLLAEIAHLEGKACWRGSEVDLGISETMGLHIAAASISCTLPADLFGELVRTDDLIQEPIRFENGAALVPSGPGLGVELDRAALSHFSTNRILHKRV
- a CDS encoding DMT family transporter is translated as MNKSIMSWAILFFCNLIWAFHFTSIKLTQDQVGPYFTVWAPMLLATLFLAPFVVRDFRKGNKRLKDVLVFVQLAALGAFPSQVLMTWGTQYSLASNAAILVMALPVITAVFAFFILREKMNTARWISFGIAIVGVALCSTDDIKSADLSSRYAVGNIMIFLAILGNAYYNVGCKKVANDYTEMEMVFYTYLVMSILLTPLVLYYEPDTFARIPDFTGNTWIGMISLTVFHNFLSMLLLFKAMKNLDAMQIAVSNYLITFMGLPIAAIWLGETLNQQAIIGGILVLTSTLILSIVDSKVQQKKVVNINPETAKL